A genomic region of [Eubacterium] eligens ATCC 27750 contains the following coding sequences:
- a CDS encoding helix-turn-helix domain-containing protein has product MQKVITLEEALKRIEELENENTELREELEYYKNRKLSGRQKHNAKWMAIYNDFVAGYESGMTMIEIARRNNVSERTIYRYKAYYDKIKENGN; this is encoded by the coding sequence GTGCAGAAGGTTATAACACTTGAGGAAGCATTAAAAAGAATTGAAGAATTAGAAAATGAAAACACTGAGTTACGTGAAGAATTGGAATATTATAAAAATCGTAAATTAAGCGGAAGGCAGAAGCACAATGCAAAATGGATGGCAATTTACAACGATTTTGTTGCCGGTTATGAAAGCGGAATGACTATGATAGAGATTGCAAGAAGGAATAATGTCAGTGAGAGAACGATTTACAGATATAAAGCGTATTATGACAAGATAAAAGAAAATGGAAATTAG
- a CDS encoding FUSC family protein, with protein sequence MTFYQELQLSSAGSKQLIKNTQDSKEKRRHILIYNFKVYLVMIFCVAVVTVFSKLLGNNNSVVGVTVLLAVLVLRQADFGIKTSHGLVSIMGIYAILIAGPRVSNMVPPVAAFVINVVCIMLLMIMGCHNVIMYNHSTFVLGYLLLQGYDVTGHEYIMRVVGLLAGMLVCMIIFYKNQRNRPYRRTFWDLFKEFNINSARTRWYIKLTFIVSSAMLIVSLMGLPRAMWIGIACMSVCLPFSKDVDKRIGNRALFNVVGCAIFAVMYIVLPESMYPYIGMIGGIGVGYSAGYAWQTAFNTFGALSIAAGLFGMPYAVALRIGLNAAGAAYTWLCDKVLERIHSAVQAKNASVVE encoded by the coding sequence ATGACATTTTATCAGGAGTTACAGTTAAGCTCGGCTGGTTCAAAACAGCTTATCAAGAACACACAGGATTCTAAAGAGAAAAGAAGACATATTCTTATATATAATTTTAAGGTGTATCTTGTTATGATATTCTGCGTCGCAGTAGTTACAGTATTCAGTAAGCTGCTGGGGAATAATAACAGCGTTGTCGGAGTGACAGTGCTTCTTGCGGTGCTGGTATTAAGACAGGCGGATTTTGGAATTAAGACATCACATGGTTTAGTTTCGATAATGGGAATATATGCAATATTGATAGCAGGACCGAGGGTTTCTAATATGGTACCGCCAGTTGCTGCATTTGTAATAAATGTTGTGTGTATTATGCTTCTTATGATAATGGGATGTCACAATGTAATTATGTATAATCATTCAACATTCGTTCTTGGGTATCTTTTGCTGCAGGGATATGATGTCACAGGCCATGAATATATAATGAGAGTTGTGGGACTGCTTGCCGGGATGTTAGTATGCATGATTATTTTCTATAAGAATCAGAGGAACAGACCATATAGAAGAACATTCTGGGACTTGTTTAAGGAATTTAATATTAATTCAGCAAGGACAAGATGGTACATTAAGCTTACATTTATCGTATCAAGCGCTATGCTGATTGTTTCCCTGATGGGACTGCCTAGGGCAATGTGGATTGGAATTGCGTGCATGTCAGTGTGTCTGCCGTTTTCTAAAGATGTTGATAAGAGAATTGGAAACAGGGCATTGTTTAATGTTGTTGGATGTGCGATTTTTGCAGTGATGTATATAGTACTGCCAGAATCAATGTATCCGTATATAGGCATGATAGGTGGTATCGGAGTCGGATATTCCGCTGGTTATGCATGGCAGACAGCTTTTAATACATTTGGCGCATTATCAATTGCGGCGGGACTTTTTGGAATGCCTTATGCAGTTGCATTACGTATAGGACTGAATGCTGCCGGTGCTGCTTATACATGGCTGTGTGACAAGGTACTTGAAAGAATACATTCTGCAGTGCAGGCAAAGAATGCCAGCGTGGTGGAGTAA
- a CDS encoding ORF6N domain-containing protein, protein MAEDKRKEEIAVIEINEEFMKKKLYEFRGTKVLLDADLAEVYGYELKAFNQQVKRNIERFQNDMMFQLSDNEVEYLRSHFVTANISSKSRSNPYVFTEQGVYMLMTVLKGELAVRQSIALVRTFKRMKDYILENRDLIGQRELLQLSMETANNRIEISKINSDMISLEKQISDVAEGLKDVVTKSELADMMNSFISDDDEKWLMFNAKFSSADEVYESIYRQAKSSIYVVDNYIGLRTLVHLKNSPTGVNIILFSDNVGNNKLHNIEYMDFRKEYPTVKLSMKKTGGIFHDRFIVLDYGTTDERVFLCGASSKDAGARITSIVEDYGIAKYNSVIVGLLKNSPLVLPK, encoded by the coding sequence ATGGCAGAAGATAAAAGGAAAGAAGAAATTGCGGTAATTGAAATCAATGAAGAATTTATGAAGAAAAAATTATATGAATTTCGAGGAACTAAAGTGTTATTAGATGCAGATTTAGCTGAAGTATATGGATATGAACTTAAGGCTTTTAATCAGCAGGTAAAAAGAAATATTGAAAGATTTCAGAACGATATGATGTTTCAATTATCTGATAATGAAGTTGAATATTTGCGGTCACATTTTGTGACCGCAAATATAAGCAGCAAATCCCGTAGTAATCCTTATGTTTTTACGGAACAAGGTGTATATATGTTAATGACGGTGCTAAAAGGAGAATTGGCGGTAAGACAAAGCATTGCTTTGGTAAGAACTTTTAAAAGAATGAAAGATTACATATTAGAAAATCGTGATTTAATCGGACAGAGAGAATTACTTCAGTTAAGCATGGAGACTGCTAACAACAGAATTGAAATTAGTAAAATCAATTCTGATATGATATCTCTTGAAAAACAGATTTCTGATGTTGCAGAAGGCTTGAAGGATGTAGTGACGAAATCTGAACTTGCGGATATGATGAACAGTTTTATTTCAGATGATGATGAAAAATGGCTTATGTTTAATGCAAAATTTAGTAGTGCGGATGAGGTTTACGAGTCTATTTACAGGCAGGCAAAGTCATCAATATATGTGGTTGATAATTACATTGGTTTAAGAACGCTGGTACATCTTAAGAATTCTCCGACAGGAGTAAATATTATTTTATTTAGCGATAATGTTGGGAATAATAAACTTCACAACATAGAATATATGGATTTCCGTAAGGAATATCCAACTGTAAAACTGTCAATGAAGAAGACTGGTGGTATATTCCATGATCGGTTTATCGTGCTGGACTATGGAACGACGGATGAGAGAGTCTTTCTGTGTGGTGCTTCTTCCAAGGATGCCGGGGCTAGAATAACAAGCATCGTTGAGGATTACGGAATAGCCAAATACAACTCTGTTATTGTAGGATTATTGAAAAATTCGCCATTAGTATTACCGAAATAG
- a CDS encoding zinc ribbon domain-containing protein — translation MVKTSANNKKRSYSCNHCFSQIVICGECGEMFRKLHWNNRGVKSIVWRCISRLESTGLECHARTINELVLQYAVVKAINQMLGDKSNYQAQLQLNIAAVIRTSQATAIDSIDEKLMALQQELIQKANSKEDYDEIADEIFRLRELRQKTTVDTAARDEQIKRINDLQDYISQQTALLTEFDEALVQRWIKQITIWDDHITVELKSGVSIDVDA, via the coding sequence GTGGTAAAAACCAGTGCCAATAACAAAAAACGAAGCTATAGCTGCAACCACTGCTTCTCACAAATCGTCATCTGCGGTGAATGCGGTGAAATGTTCCGAAAGCTTCACTGGAACAACCGTGGCGTCAAGTCCATTGTCTGGCGTTGCATCAGTAGGCTGGAGTCCACAGGTTTGGAATGCCACGCTCGAACCATCAATGAGCTGGTTCTTCAATATGCCGTTGTCAAAGCCATCAATCAAATGCTTGGTGACAAAAGCAATTATCAGGCGCAGCTCCAGCTTAACATTGCCGCAGTTATCCGGACATCACAGGCAACAGCCATTGACAGCATTGACGAAAAGCTGATGGCGCTGCAACAAGAACTGATTCAGAAAGCCAACAGCAAAGAGGACTACGATGAAATAGCGGATGAGATCTTCAGGCTCCGAGAACTTCGCCAGAAAACAACCGTCGATACTGCTGCAAGAGATGAACAAATAAAAAGAATTAACGACCTGCAGGATTACATTTCGCAGCAGACCGCCCTCCTTACAGAATTCGATGAAGCATTGGTGCAACGCTGGATCAAGCAGATCACCATCTGGGATGACCATATCACCGTCGAACTGAAATCCGGTGTTAGTATCGATGTTGATGCATAA
- the rlmD gene encoding 23S rRNA (uracil(1939)-C(5))-methyltransferase RlmD produces the protein MKKGSVYEGKVEKVDFPNKATVWVTDEDGQKEKAIVKNAIPGQTVRFCVNKKRKGHCEGRLMEVVEKSPLETNPACPHFGKCGGCTYQTVAYEEQLKIKSTQVEKLLREVVSGELPFEGIIGSPVTEEYRNKMEFSFGDEYKDGPLALGLHKRNSMYDIVPVTECKIIDEDYRKILTCVQDYAIEKELPFQHKLSHEGYLRHLLVRKSVKTGQILVDIVTTTQIEHDFTELVNRLTSIEYKGTLTGVLHTFNDSLADAVINEKTELLYGHDYIEEELLGLRFKITPFSFFQTNSLGAEVLYSKAREYVLSGGFGDVADSKPVIYDLYTGTGTIAQMLSPVASKVIGVEIVAEAVEAAKKNAAQNGLTNCEFIADDVLKALDNIEIKPDFIVLDPPRDGIHPKALEKIIDYGVDRMVYISCKPTSLARDLVTLQERGYKVEKCCCVDMFPNTGHVESVCLLSRK, from the coding sequence TTGAAAAAAGGAAGCGTATACGAAGGTAAAGTTGAAAAGGTTGATTTCCCTAACAAGGCGACAGTGTGGGTGACAGATGAGGACGGACAGAAGGAAAAGGCAATCGTCAAGAACGCAATTCCTGGACAGACTGTCAGATTCTGCGTGAATAAGAAAAGAAAGGGACATTGCGAAGGCAGACTTATGGAAGTTGTTGAGAAGAGTCCGCTTGAAACCAACCCGGCATGTCCACATTTTGGCAAATGCGGTGGCTGCACTTACCAGACAGTAGCTTACGAGGAACAGTTAAAGATTAAGAGCACACAGGTGGAAAAGCTTCTTAGAGAAGTTGTTTCGGGTGAGCTTCCATTTGAGGGGATAATCGGAAGTCCGGTTACAGAAGAATACCGTAATAAGATGGAATTTTCATTTGGCGATGAGTACAAGGACGGACCTCTTGCACTCGGACTTCACAAACGAAACAGCATGTATGATATTGTTCCAGTTACAGAATGTAAGATTATTGATGAGGATTACAGAAAGATTCTCACATGCGTTCAGGATTATGCAATAGAGAAGGAGCTTCCTTTCCAGCACAAGTTAAGCCACGAGGGATATCTGCGTCATCTTCTTGTAAGAAAGTCAGTAAAGACAGGACAGATTCTTGTTGATATTGTTACAACAACTCAGATTGAGCATGATTTCACAGAGCTTGTAAACCGCCTGACATCAATTGAATATAAGGGCACTCTTACAGGTGTTCTCCATACATTTAACGACAGCCTTGCAGATGCAGTAATTAACGAGAAAACTGAGCTTCTGTATGGTCATGATTATATTGAGGAGGAACTTCTTGGACTGCGTTTCAAGATAACTCCGTTCTCATTCTTCCAGACTAATTCTCTTGGAGCGGAAGTGCTTTACTCTAAGGCGAGGGAGTATGTGCTTTCTGGCGGATTTGGAGATGTGGCTGACAGCAAACCGGTTATATATGACCTGTATACAGGTACTGGTACGATCGCACAGATGTTATCTCCGGTTGCCAGCAAGGTTATCGGTGTTGAGATTGTTGCGGAAGCTGTTGAGGCTGCTAAGAAGAATGCAGCCCAGAACGGTCTTACTAATTGTGAGTTCATTGCAGATGATGTCTTAAAGGCGCTTGATAATATTGAGATTAAGCCTGATTTCATCGTACTTGACCCACCTCGTGACGGAATTCACCCTAAGGCGCTTGAGAAGATTATTGACTACGGTGTTGACAGAATGGTGTACATATCATGTAAGCCTACTTCGCTTGCAAGAGACCTTGTTACTCTGCAGGAGAGAGGGTATAAGGTGGAGAAGTGCTGTTGCGTGGATATGTTTCCTAATACGGGGCATGTTGAGTCGGTATGTTTGCTGTCAAGGAAATAA
- a CDS encoding DUF4238 domain-containing protein, translating to MPTKNQHFVPRIYLKAWETKVETSKEPNKKFDGVYYYTNGMDNGEGSTREAILWEPHLYTISFRQFYLARKCPKVYNYFVDEIYNSMRSNSSKPVYGKLGYSIIKTKKSIYKHLFDIDKWDFYYDDGTTARKKALLNRFDDMRCYLLEDSFSNIFESKWESILHTFINEVHKIAPNPEAGGVRTISEVAAKDIMEFFFMMLCRSPRFDATGVYTRMSKLLKSTFGGSDEIDEMMDAVWFTELYRMFYKEKGGFYHTALAKAVENCQIILFEAYSDAGKFITSDNPSFQHISYVEAHNMNGYYFPISPKHMLLIARGSDEINNVDYRMADRELVKKFNRIIALHSNKLIVSSDSKRADFL from the coding sequence ATGCCAACGAAAAATCAACATTTTGTCCCAAGAATATATTTGAAGGCTTGGGAGACTAAAGTTGAGACAAGTAAAGAGCCGAATAAGAAATTTGACGGAGTTTATTATTACACGAATGGTATGGATAATGGAGAAGGTAGCACTAGGGAAGCAATTCTCTGGGAGCCTCATTTATATACGATTAGTTTCAGACAGTTTTATTTAGCAAGAAAGTGCCCAAAGGTTTACAATTATTTTGTTGATGAAATTTACAATTCAATGAGAAGTAATTCCTCAAAGCCTGTTTACGGGAAACTAGGATATAGTATTATCAAGACAAAAAAGAGCATTTACAAGCATTTGTTTGATATCGATAAATGGGATTTTTATTATGATGATGGAACAACAGCAAGAAAGAAAGCACTATTGAATCGTTTTGATGATATGAGATGCTATCTATTAGAAGATTCATTCAGTAATATTTTTGAATCGAAGTGGGAAAGCATCCTACATACATTTATTAACGAAGTTCACAAGATAGCGCCAAACCCTGAAGCCGGGGGTGTAAGAACAATTTCTGAAGTCGCTGCAAAAGATATAATGGAGTTCTTTTTTATGATGCTGTGTAGAAGTCCTCGGTTTGATGCAACAGGTGTATATACAAGGATGAGTAAACTGTTAAAAAGTACGTTCGGAGGAAGTGATGAAATTGATGAAATGATGGATGCTGTATGGTTTACAGAGTTATATAGAATGTTCTATAAAGAGAAAGGTGGCTTCTATCATACTGCTTTAGCAAAAGCGGTAGAGAATTGCCAGATTATATTATTTGAAGCGTATTCAGATGCAGGGAAGTTTATAACTTCAGATAATCCTTCATTTCAACATATATCTTATGTGGAAGCTCATAATATGAATGGTTATTATTTTCCAATTAGCCCAAAACATATGCTTTTAATAGCGAGAGGAAGTGACGAAATCAATAATGTAGATTATCGTATGGCAGATAGAGAGCTGGTCAAGAAGTTTAATCGCATAATTGCCTTACATAGTAATAAACTTATTGTATCTTCAGATAGCAAACGAGCAGATTTCTTGTAA